Proteins co-encoded in one Quercus robur chromosome 8, dhQueRobu3.1, whole genome shotgun sequence genomic window:
- the LOC126694616 gene encoding DEAD-box ATP-dependent RNA helicase 32 yields MKKPKSKQFRNKLRVSERETIKLLDSWIQSQKPDSGSNPMSLPPLPSNSPIGCLGGDSFSRYAGATRFDQLPLSKKTVDGLRDAGYVEMTDVQRATLPHALCGRDILGAAKTGSGKTLAFVIPVLEKLYRGTWGPEDGVGSIIISPTRELAGQLFDVLKTVGKRHNFSAGLLIGGRKDIDTEKEHVNRLNILVCTPGRLLQHMDETPNFECSLLQVLVLDEADRILDVGFKKALNAIVSQLPKNRQTLLFSATQTKSVQDLARLSLKDPEYLSVHEESVTSTPNLLQQTAMVVPLDQKLDMLWSFIKSHLNSKILVFLSSCKQVKFVYEAFKKLRPGIPLKCLHGRMKQGRRMGIYSEFCEQRSVLFSTDVASRGLDFNKAVDWVVQVDCPEDVKAYIHRAGRTARYHSGGRSVLFLMPSEMKMLEKLQAQKVPIQFIKANKKRLQPVSGLLSALLVKYPDMQYQAQRAFVTYLRSIYIQKEKEIFDVTKLPIDEFSVSLGLPMTPKIRFLKQKNKSKTASETISLPASENSDRENLLEIPKEMLDIGDIDEEEMDKAFLLKQDTPNEEEEKISEITDARPATRISKKKKLKINIHRPMGTRLVYDDEGNALPPLARVAEIKSGNESFVVDQGKKNEYYNKMREEMKQVDKEDKLLDRQRRREKRIKQKMKLKRGSLEEEDDEEHSASEEEATRDRPRKKSKKYYNSDSDDGERKENKDSSSLAEQEALALKLLNAMHS; encoded by the exons AtgaaaaaacccaaatccaaacaatTCCGCAACAAACTCCGCGTCTCAGAAAGAGAAACAATCAAGCTCCTCGACTCATGGATCCAATCCCAAAAACCCGACTCCGGCTCCAACCCCATGTCTCTGCCTCCGCTGCCTTCCAACTCACCTATTGGCTGCCTCGGCGGCGACTCGTTCTCGCGCTACGCCGGTGCCACGCGGTTTGACCAGCTGCCCTTGTCGAAGAAAACCGTGGATGGTCTTCGTGATGCTGGGTATGTCGAGATGACCGATGTTCAGAGGGCTACTCTGCCCCACGCGCTCTGCGGAAGGGACATTCTGGGCGCCGCGAAAACCGGGTCTGGAAAGACTCTGGCTTTTGTTATTCCG GTTCTGGAGAAGTTATATAGAGGGACATGGGGACCTGAGGATGGTGTTGGGAGCATCATTATATCTCCCACACGGGAATTAGCAGGCCAACTTTTTGATGTGTTAAAAACTGTAGGAAAGCGCCATAATTTTAGTGCTGGCCTTCTAATTGGTGGTCGCAAGGATATTGACACAGAGAAGGAGCATGTAAATCGGCTCAATATTTTGGTTTGCACTCCTGGTCGGCTTCTTCAGCACATGGATGAGACTCCAAACTTTGAATGTTCCCTGCTTCAG GTTTTGGTTCTTGATGAGGCAGATCGTATTCTTGATGTTGGATTCAAGAAGGCTTTAAATGCTATCGTGTCACAACTACCTAAGAATAGACAAACCTTGCTATTCTCAGCAACTCAAACAAAGTCAGTTCAAGATCTTGCAAGACTCAGTTTGAAGGACCCAGAGTATCTCAGCGTGCATGAGGAGTCTGTAACTTCCACTCCCAACCTCTTGCAGCAAACTGCAATGGTTGTTCCTCTTGACCAAAAGTTAGATATGTTGTGGAGTTTCATAAAGTCACATCTTAATTCAAAGATCCTAGTGTTTCTTTCAAGCTGTAAACAG gtcaaatttgtcTATGAAGCATTTAAGAAACTGCGTCCTGGGATACCCTTAAAGTGTCTTCATGGGAGGATGAAGCAGGGGAGAAGGATGGGAATATATTCAGAATTCTGTGAGCAGCGTTCAGTTCTCTTCTCGACTGATGTGGCCTCGAGAGGCCTTGATTTTAACAAGGCAGTCGATTGGGTTGTCCAG GTGGATTGTCCAGAAGATGTTAAAGCTTACATACACAGAGCTGGTCGCACTGCTCGCTATCATTCTGGAGGGAGGTCTGTTTTATTTCTGATGCCCTCAGAAATGAAAATGCTTGAAAAATTACAAGCACAAAAAGTACCCATACAATTTATTAAG GCAAACAAAAAAAGACTACAACCTGTTTCTGGGCTGTTGTCAGCATTACTAGTTAAGTATCCAGATATGCAGTATCAGGCCCAAAGAGCCTTTGTGACATATTTGCGGTCTATTTATATtcagaaggaaaaagaaatttttgatGTGACAAAACTGCCTATTGATGAATTTTCAGTGTCATTGGGTCTCCCAATGACTCCGAAAATCCGTTTCTTGAAGCAGAAAAACAAGTCAAAAACAGCATCAGAGACAATTTCTCTTCCTGCATCTGAAAACTCTGACAGGGAGAATCTGCTGGAGATTCCCAAAGAGATGCTAGATATCGGTGATATAGATGAAGAGGAAATGGACAAAGCTTTTCTTCTAAAGCAGGATACACCAAATGAGGAAGAGGAGAAAATAAGTGAAATCACAGATGCTAG GCCTGCAACACGGatttcaaagaagaagaagttaaaaataaatatccaCAGACCAATGGGTACTAGGCTTGTTTATGATGATGAAGGCAATGCACTACCCCCACTTGCGAGGGTGGCTGAAATAAAGAGTGGCAATGAATCATTTGTGGTTGACCAAG GCAAAAAGAATGAGTATTATAATAAGATGAGGGAAGAGATGAAGCAGGTAGACAAAGAAGACAAACTACTAGATCGCCAACGTCGCAGAGAGAAACGTATCAAGCAGAAGATGAAGTTGAAAAGAGGAAGCTTGGAAGAAGAGGATGATGAAGAACATTCTGCATCAGAAGAGGAAGCTACTAGAGACAGACCCCGTAAAAAGTCGAAGAAATATTACAATAGTGACAGTGATGATggtgagagaaaagaaaataaggactCCTCCTCCTTGGCAGAACAAGAAGCACTAGCACTCAAGTTACTAAATGCCATGCACTCCTAA